One genomic region from Pararge aegeria chromosome 24, ilParAegt1.1, whole genome shotgun sequence encodes:
- the LOC120634645 gene encoding uncharacterized protein LOC120634645, with translation MDRNKLIAYLLLRRHYSILKIRQRRYWIHPLSKGMNPNGEFFSKKYEALKIDEKKFVAYFRMSISSFEELLSELSKYIQKKKNKGRKPVTALEMLGLTLRFLATGSDFKTMHTNYFRGASTIAKIVRTVCRAIWKHLSSQNIPPITKQVLEDVAIEFDKKANFPNCIGALDGDEAFSISNNVMRPYSGKHLSVQQRVYNYRLSRARRYVECAFGILANKWRIFHRSMNVQYEFATDIIKACCVMHNFVLNRDGVQATDDIIFDDSDLQMLHLPTANENNLSPHLIRNDFCFVTSIPQTTVFLNRRYKQIDVNVRHFNFKTASRLKRVVCKSVRNKLHPCQQKIYGLSFPKVNEMTVQK, from the exons ATGGATCGTAATAAACTTATTGcttatttgttattaagaaGACATTATTCTATCTTAAAAATACGGCAAAGAAGATACTGGATACATCCATTAAGTAAGGGTATGAATCCAAATGGCGAGTTCTTTTCTAAAAAATACGAAGCATTAAAGATAgacgaaaaaaaatttgttgccTACTTTAGAATGAGTATATCATCATTTGAAGAGCTATTAAGCgagttatcaaaatatatacagaagaaaaaaaataaaggaaggAAACCAGTTACTGCTTTGGAAATGCTGGGCTTAACTTTAAG attTCTAGCAACCGGCAGTGACTTTAAAACCATGCATACGAATTACTTCCGAGGAGCAAGTACAATAGCAAAAATTGTAAGGACAGTTTGTCGCGCCATATGGAAACATCTATCAAGTCAAAATATACCTCCTATAACAAAACAGGTTCTAGAAGATGTCGCTATTGAGTTTGACAAGAAAGCAAATTTTCCTAACTGCATAGGAGCTCTTGATG GAGATGAAGCATTCTCAATTTCGAATAACGTCATGCGCCCTTACTCAGGGAAACATTTGTCGGTACAACAAAGAGTTTACAATTATCGACTGAGTCGTGCCCGAAGATATGTCGAGTGCGCTTTTGGCATCCTAGCCAATAAATGGCGCATATTTCATCGATCTATGAATGTGCAATACGAATTTGCGACAGACATTATCAAGGCGTGTTGTGTAATGCACAACTTTGTTTTGAATCGAGATGGAGTACAAGCGACCGATGACATTATCTTTGATGATTCTGATCTGCAAATGTTGCATTTGCCCAcagcaaatgaaaataatttaagccCACATCTAATACGGAATGATTTTT GTTTCGTCACTAGTATCCCACAAACAACGGTGTTCCTGAACCGAAGATATAAACAGATCGACGTCAACGtcagacattttaattttaaaactgcttCTCGGTTGAAACGTGTTGTTTGCAAGAGTGTTAGAAACAAACTGCATCCTTGTCAACAA aaaatcTATGGTCTCTCGTTCCCTAAAGTAAACGAAATGACAGTACAAAAATAG